In Cercospora beticola chromosome 3, complete sequence, the following proteins share a genomic window:
- a CDS encoding uncharacterized protein (antiSMASH:Cluster_3), with protein MAMASFTASNYQDSPPQGNPHSRSQIGIAKLKNSCDACTAAKVGCTKEKPSCVRCVKRRCSCVYSTTKRIRRVPLPKGSTSTSKPTANEERPHNGPVNSAGHTPENITVALPQQDSSHDSVFFPTPVSNDQAPNWMLSATTTSDTFANLLTPDESSLFDLPGSVAADWESEFDCLGSLAVQEACQGSGMTESSIFDLGDSILSGYSSAGTDAGVSGRESSAGLLPSSSRTSIFGDTHMVQEDTAMDIFGPNCGTSSSENAPDMSSSAPEVRSESSCSCLVRVSALLARISPPSRVHNSDSRTKTKGTRSQLELDHVLEQNTKALELAKECLRCSCVTDGYTLVLLSLAVLAVLNRYTTAAADILGGSADADALGRRQTPQAAVTQSSITEAERHKASRRILSQLTALQSIQRDLSERFKGVNEAEAGLQCSKRPLNDRSREGAVALLSLPALAAPVPSVVIQQLHTAIRSRLHELSRAIIQSIRGR; from the coding sequence ATGGCCATGGCGAGCTTCACCGCCTCCAATTACCAAGATTCCCCCCCACAAGGCAATCCTCACTCCCGATCCCAGATCGGGATCGCCAAGCTCAAGAACAGCTGCGATGCATGCACCGCTGCGAAGGTAGGCTGCACGAAAGAAAAGCCTTCCTGTGTTCGCTGTGTCAAGCGCCGCTGTAGCTGTGTGTACAGCACGACAAAGAGGATTCGCCGTGTACCGCTTCCCAAAGGGtcaacatcgacatccaAACCTACAGCAAATGAAGAAAGGCCTCACAATGGTCCCGTCAATTCTGCAGGGCACACTCCAGAGAACATCACAGTAGCCCTTCCACAACAAGACTCAAGTCATGACTCAGTGTTCTTCCCAACTCCAGTCAGCAATGATCAGGCTCCAAACTGGATGCTATCAGCAACCACCACTTCCGACACTTTTGCCAATTTACTCACCCCAGATGAGTCGTCCTTGTTCGACCTTCCAGGCTCTGTTGCAGCAGATTGGGAATCTGAATTCGATTGTCTGGGATCTTTGGCGGTGCAGGAAGCTTGCCAAGGCTCTGGCATGACCGAGTCATCGATCTTCGATCTCGGTGACAGCATTCTTAGCGGCTACAGTTCTGCAGGTACCGATGCAGGAGTCAGTGGACGTGAGAGCAGCGCCGGCCTATTACCTTCATCAAGCAGGACCTCAATCTTTGGCGATACGCATATGGTGCAGGAAGACACTGCAATGGACATATTTGGTCCAAATTGTGGAACCTCGTCGTCCGAGAACGCGCCCGATATGTCATCATCTGCACCGGAAGTGCGCTCTGAATCGTCCTGCTCTTGCCTTGTGCGCGTTTCGGCACTGCTTGCTCGCATCTCACCACCATCACGGGTCCATAACTCTGACTCAAGGACAAAGACCAAGGGAACAAGGTCACAGCTGGAACTCGATCACGTATTGGAACAGAACACGAAAGCTCTGGAATTGGCCAAGGAATGTTTGCGCTGCTCCTGCGTGACTGATGGGTACACTTTGGTCCTCCTATCGCTTGCAGTTTTGGCGGTCTTGAATCGATACACGACAGCCGCTGCAGACATCTTGGGTGGCAGCGCCGACGCCGATGCTTTGGGGAGAAGACAAACCCCGCAGGCAGCTGTCACGCAGAGCAGTATTACCGAGGCAGAGCGTCACAAGGCCAGTCGGCGTATACTATCACAACTTACGGCGCTTCAGTCAATACAAAGAGATCTGAGCGAGCGATTCAAGGGCGTGAATGAAGCCGAAGCAGGATTACAATGCTCAAAGCGCCCGCTAAATGACCGGTCTCGAGAGGGTGCTGTCGCCCTGCTGTCTCTTCCGGCGCTAGCCGCGCCTGTGCCCTCGGTCGTTATTCAACAGCTGCATACTGCCATTCGATCTAGGCTTCATGAATTATCACGCGCTATCATTCAGTCGATTCGCGGCCGCTGA
- a CDS encoding uncharacterized protein (antiSMASH:Cluster_3~SMCOG1042:O-methyltransferase) → MTDPPEAFLWEMVKQAQLLACLKWLSEFEILAIVPAHGQVSYQDAADLADVPFQQLSRIVRFTAASGFLREIEPGAFAHSKLSTQFADKSSLLDGISFICDTVFPTALRMADATRHNAEQKQPQLSSFQLDSQHSRSLSAACEEGSRLRRELEAFQNIQDDLVDGGTAAVLLSLDWAKLRGATVVEVGAKSITTAYALAEKASELQVVIQLQETAARQHPTSNGMTATPQTVNARVQVRERSRGAPQPVQDAAVYVLHLPGTSLTASSSSLREQILRELRAHFNVLRVNRSATLILVARLLPGAGQHFEQDPAAAALVQDLLLMQMTNEREWDLEMLTELLDEVSDASGRMVITHNHSSREKHSAAVVEVQLRPRSANEARVL, encoded by the exons ATGACAGATCCACCCGAGGCCTTTTTGTGGGAGATGGTCAAGCAA GCACAATTGTTGGCGTGCTTGAAATGGCTGAGCGAGTTTGAAATCTTAGCAATCGTTCCAGCGCATGGCCAGGTGTCTTATCAAGATGCAGCAGATCTCGCAGACGTCCCGTTTCAACAACTCTCTCGCATTGTGCGTTTCACAGCCGCGTCGGGCTTCCTGCGAGAAATCGAGCCTGGTGCATTCGCGCATAGCAAGCTGTCTACACAATTCGCCGATAAATCATCTCTGCTCGACGGAATATCATTC ATCTGCGACACAGTGTTTCCAACGGCGTTGCGGATGGCGGATGCGACTCGACACAAcgcagagcagaagcagccacAGCTTTCCTCTTTCCAACTCGATTCACAGCATTCAAGGTCTTTGAGTGCAGCGTGCGAGGAGGGATCGAGACTTCGGCGCGAGTTGGAAGCATTTCAAAACATCCAGGATGATCTGGTAGATGGTGGCACTGCTGCAGTACTTCTATCACTGGACTGGGCAAAGCTGAGAGGCGCTACTGTTGTCGAA GTCGGAGCCAAGTCCATCACCACAGCATATGCGCTGGCTGAAAAGGCGAGTGAGCTGCAGGTGGTCATCCAGCTGCAAGAGACGGCAGCAAGACAGCATCCAACATCGAATGGAATGACTGCTACGCCGCAGACGGTAAATGCCCGAGTCCAAGTGCGAGAACGGTCACGAGGGGCTCCTCAACCCGTTCAAGACGCCGCGGTGTACGTGCTCCATCTTCCTGGCACATCATTGACGGCGTCTTCCAGCTCGCTGAGGGAGCAAATTCTGAGAGAGCTGCGAGCACACTTCAACGTGCTGCGAGTCAACAGGTCCGCCACCCTGATATTGGTTGCACGCCTGCTGCCAGGCGCAGGACAGCACTTCGAGCAGGACCCGGCGGCCGCAGCTCTCGTCCAAGATCTGCTGTTGATGCAGATGACGAATGAGCGAGAATGGGACCTGGAGATGCTGACAGAGCTGCTGGATGAGGTTTCAGACGCGTCTGGGCGGATGGTCATCACGCATAACCACTCGTCCAGAGAGAAACACTCTGCCGCCGTGGTGGAGGTGCAGCTGCGGCCGCGGTCTGCCAATGAGGCGCGCGTATTGTAG
- a CDS encoding uncharacterized protein (antiSMASH:Cluster_3), with product MSEPSPRPTKRMRKGTRSCLECRKRKVRCTFDHHHGQAPCDACIDRQTTCQRQEHVPAAEASDPSDSISHRVGRLEAAVESLSDTVAWMQTTRPSGPCESADSGKYSHVANPDTRGDQESRAILNGEAVITPGAFGNDHNRNANETGDDAPPVGTEPAYLHSLFNNHVLSTAERAGQEHPLPPNTESRESIWAEKGSADLSAQVPCLADVRVVVASAADWWTIHNAVLSPLSVDSKQALIDAHPHHLTPAPSPTKVAMWLVYFAITLLQLPQDFDSTRLGSIKDPHGLVQRIFTHVDDFLSADSPLQARDGIECAIVLAKLASYLGRPRKAWLLTRRAVTFAQLLNLDRARRQFRNVQASGSIDSLAGQHLEASATVWESLSGLDRFLSLLLHLPAAAPSTLSKREQTDRRGSQNVLQHMMSEQSHIANRICYRDQLDSESDAEDETTRIIEDLSKLEQTQTDTWWKLDRSDIHDISTATPVLLQMAHYYIKIRANLPYLFRAKDNAKFRTNAWACMQACRDVLRRYFAVRTRLAEGVFLSRACEIQVFLACVILLLHRDRSSEYLPPTDSWESDATLLNNTKIAIGKAAAGTSDSFTEMLISALDQIEHCLDAVDGSRVVQLRVPLLGTISISRSATNFPPLENPTVPFWAIPPIMSSETLGIDEGIWDWPTDLNTLDDELSFWAVDTSLSGNPSNF from the exons ATGTCGGAGCCCTCGCCGCGTCCGACCAAGAGAATGCGCAAGGGCACCCGCAGCTGCCTGGAATGCCGCAAACGCAAGGTCCGATGCACATTCGACCACCATCATGGCCAGGCCCCCTGCGATGCCTGTATCGATCGACAGACGACATGTCAACGCCAAGAACATGTCCCTGCGGCAGAGGCGAGCGATCCTTCAGACAGCATTAGTCATCGAGTAGGGCGACTCGAGGCTGCCGTGGAGAGTCTCAGCGATACTGTCGCCTGGATGCAGACCACTCGGCCAAGTGGACCCTGCGAAAGCGCTGATTCTGGCAAATACTCACATGTCGCGAATCCCGATACCCGCGGAGATCAGGAATCGAGGGCTATCCTCAACGGCGAAGCTGTTATTACTCCGGGGGCCTTCGGCAATGACCACAACCGCAATGCAAACGAGACCGGCGATGATGCTCCGCCCGTCGGCACGGAACCTGCTTATTTGCACTCGCTGTTCAACAATCACGTTCTATCAACTGCGGAACGAGCGGGACAAGagcatcctcttcctccgaaTACCGAGTCCCGAGAGTCGATCTGGGCTGAGAAGGGTTCTGCGGACCTGTCCGCTCAAGTGCCGTGCTTGGCCGATGTGCGTGTCGTGGTGGCGTCCGCCGCCGATTGGTGGACGATTCACAATGCCGTACTGAGTCCGCTGTCCGTCGACAGCAAGCAGGCTTTGATCGATGCCCACCCACACCACCTGACGCCCGCGCCTTCCCCGACAAAAGTTGCCATGTGGTTGGTATATTTTGCCATCACGCTACTGCAATTGCCGCAGGACTTCGACTCCACAAGGTTGGGGTCAATCAAGGACCCGCACGGACTTGTGCAGCGCATCTTCACGCACGTGGATGATTTTCTCTCTGCTGACTCGCCCTTGCAGGCTCGCGATGGCATTGAGTGTGCCATTGTGCTTGCCAAGCT TGCAAGTTACTTGGGTCGCCCAAGAAAAGCATGGTTACTTACACGTAGAGCTGTTACTTTTGCGCAGTTGCTAAACCTGGATCGGGCACGGCGACAATTTAGGAACGTCCAGGCTTCGGGCAGTATTGATTCACTCGCGGGTCAGCACCTGGAAGCAAGCGCAACAGTATGGGAGTCTCTGAGCGGGCTGGACCGCTTCCTCTCCTTGCTCTTGCATCTCCCTGCTGCAGCTCCCAGCACTCTGTCCAAGCGCGAGCAGACCGACCGTCGCGGCTCTCAGAACGTCCTCCAGCATATGATGAGCGAACAGTCTCATATTGCGAATCGCATTTGCTACCGGGATCAGCTTGATTCGGAGAGTGATGCTGAAGATGAGACGACGAGAATCATCGAAGATCTCTCAAAGCTAGAGCAGACTCAGACGGACACCTG GTGGAAACTCGATCGCTCAGACATTCACGACATATCCACTGCAACGCCTGTGTTGTTGCAGATGGCCCATTACTACATAAAAATACGGGCAAACCTCCCATACTTGTTCCGAGCCAAGGACAATGCAAAGTTTCGAACCAACGCCTGGGCGTGCATGCAAGCTTGCAGAGATGTCCTTCGCCGATACTTCGCTGTCCGCACTCGATTGGCTGAAGGTGTTTTCTTGTCGCGCGCATGCGAGATTCAGGTCTTCCTAGCATGCGTCATTTTACTTTTGCATCGAGACCGTTCTTCGGAGTATCTACCGCCCACTGACAGCTGGGAATCTGACGCCACTCTCCTGAACAATACCAAAATCGCCATTGGCAAAGCTGCGGCCGGGACTTCTGACTCATTCACTGAG ATGCTCATTTCGGCGCTTGATCAGATCGAGCACTGTCTGGATGCTGTCGATGGATCGAGAGTCGTGCAACTTCGAGTGCCTCTTCTGGGTACCATCTCTATCTCCAGAAGTGCGACCAACTTCCCTCCTCTCGAGAACCCGACTGTTCCCTTTTGGGCTATTCCTCCCATTATGTCGTCTGAGACTCTCGGGATTGATGAAGGAATATGGGATTGGCCGACCGACTTAAACACATTGGACGATGAGCTCTCGTTCTGGGCTGTGGACACTTCTCTCTCAGGCAACCCTTCCAACTTTTAG
- a CDS encoding uncharacterized protein (antiSMASH:Cluster_3~SMCOG1005:Drug resistance transporter, EmrB/QacA), with protein MTEAGQNSNKATPTAPHDAKNETPAPEPEYLRGTKLWLTAISLALCIFFAALDGTIVSTAIPQITSDFDSLADVGWYGSSFYLTTAAFQTVWGRLYKFFWLKSMFLLAIVIFELGSLICAVAPNSAAFIVGRAIAGVGASGLQSGVYTIPAFSVSAQWRPVFLAGMGVFYAVAACVGPLVGGAFTTGVTWRWCFWINLPLGAVTGGIILLLYKTPEQAAPPKMPVTQKLRQLNPLGVVLIIGAVTCYLLAVQYGGQSRPWGSSVVIGLLVGFVLVAALFVAEELWMSERALFQPRLFKFRAVTIGCPFLFFSSGVYSILLYYIPIYFQAVRGVSAASSGVRLLPFVLAMSISLIISGGILRKFGYYKPNLILGPLLASIGTGLIYTWSPDTSAGKWIGYQILVAIGMGITLQAPLLATQASVDKADTAPATSMVVFFQGLGGAIWVSAANCIFANELTKYLRRMAPSINTAQILSLDGASSLADSYTGSELQVVQDAYMHGLRCAYAIAIGCAGICCVLGCMAEWKKINVDAKLKAVASEDEVAQVTDENKA; from the exons ACAAAGCCACTCCGACAGCTCCTCACGATGCCAAAAACGAAACGCCAGCTCCAGAACCAGAATACCTCCGAGGCACAAAACTCTGGCTGACAGCCATCTCACTCGCCCTgtgcatcttcttcgctgcacTCGATGGCACGATCGTGTCGACCGCAATCCCACAGATCACCTCCGACTTCGACTCGCTCGCAGACGTCGGATGGTACGGCTCCTCTTTCTACCTCACCACCGCAGCTTTCCAGACAGTATGGGGAAGACTGTACAAGTTTTTCTGGCTGAAATCGATGTTCTTGCTTGCTATTGTGATTTTCGAGCTTGGGAGCTTGATCTGCGCCGTTGCACCAAATTCAGCGGCGTTCATCGTGGGAAGGGCGATTGCTGGAGTTGGAGCGAGTGGGTTGCAGAGTGGTGTCTATACGATCCCCGCGTTCTCGGTGAGCGCGCAGTGGCGGCCTGTTTTTCTTGCGGGGATGGGAGTGTTTTatgctgtcgctgcttgTGTTGGACCACTGGTCGGAGGAGCTTTTACGACTGGTGTGacgtggaggtggtg CTTCTGGATCAATCTTCCCCTGGGTGCCGTGACTGGTGGGATCATTTTGCTGCTGTACAAGACCCCAGAGCAAGCAGCGCCGCCCAAAATGCCAGTGACTCAAAAGCTGCGACAGCTCAATCCACTTGGCGTCGTTTTGATCATCGGCGCCGTCACCTGCTACCTGCTTGCTGTGCAGTATGGAGGCCAGAGCCGACCTTGGGGCTCATCAGTGGTCATAGGGTTGCTGGTGGGCTTTGTCCTTGTCGCTGCGCTCTTCGTCGCAGAAGAGCTCTGGATGAGCGAGAGGGCACTGTTTCAGCCTCGTCTTTTCAAATTTCGAGCTGTGACTATTGGATGCCCGTTTCTTTTCTT CTCGAGTGGAGTGTATTCCATATTGCTCTACTACATCCCCATATACTTTCAGGCAGTGCGTGGCGTTTCGGCAGCCAGCAGTGGAGTTCGACTGCTTCCATTTGTCCTTGCAATGT CGATTTCTCTGATCATTTCTGGTGGAATACTCCGAAAATTTGGATACTACAAACCAAACCTCATCCTCGGACCGTTGCTGGCATCGATTGGCACTGGTCTAATATACACATGGTCGCCCGATACCAGTGCAGGCAAATGGATCGGATATCAGATCCTTGTGGCTATTGGCATGGGCATTACGCTGCAAGCGCCTCTCCTGGCAACGCAAGCATCCGTTGACAAAGCCGACACAGCGCCTGCAACATCGATGGTTGTTT TTTTCCAAGGCCTGGGTGGTGCGATATGGGTCTCGGCGGCGAATTGCATTTTTGCGAATGAGCTTACCAAGTATCTTCGCAGGATGGCACCTAGCATCAACACTGCTCAGATTCTCAGTCTCGATGGAGCTAGTTCGTTGGCCGATAGCTACACAGGGTCTGAGCTTCAGGTCGTTCAAGACGCTTACATGCACGGCTTGCGTTGTGCAtatgccattgccattgggTGTGCGGGGATTTGCTGTGTACTCGGCTGTATGGCAGAGTGGAAGAAGATCAATGTAGACGCCAAGCTCAAAGCAGTGGCTagcgaagacgaagtggCCCAGGTGACCGACGAGAACAAGGCTTGA